From a single Papaver somniferum cultivar HN1 unplaced genomic scaffold, ASM357369v1 unplaced-scaffold_19, whole genome shotgun sequence genomic region:
- the LOC113338996 gene encoding uncharacterized protein LOC113338996 — translation MAENQDNLIPHTSGEINYAVLKFGNGSSQTPSRDSEANLSGSSHSYMVVFPYGSTVVFNMLDGEVDGHLKIVERHASGLAETGKDGASFQNYHIKYEVREKSSLPMWMQGGRGYVMLQHLDMEGIRAISSVLGQSIALDYYFRKVDGVIAAFAELPRGRRTLRSRIMRKKRMYQLVGRANSTLVELVVKLGLFERSEIASMEDGNYSRMLEYLKDQFELNQKIVGIDFYLRLMERFTEFVGADMMWRYILAAHGLIVICAGMVYCFSPLITSLYSLADVIMTKTNTVKVTY, via the exons ATGGCTGAGAATCAAGACAATTTGATCCCACATACTTCTGGAGAGATCAATTATGCTGTTCTCAAATTCGGCAATGGGAGCTCTCAAACTCCTTCTCGA GATTCAGAGGCTAATTTAAGTGGGAGTAGTCACTCTTACATGGTGGTTTTCCCGTATGGATCCACTGTAGTGTTTAATATGCTTGACGGCGAAGTTGATGGGCATCTGAAGATTGTCGAAAGACATGCCTCAGGGTTAGCGGAAACGGGCAAGGATGGGGCGTCTTTCCAGAATTACCACATTA AATATGAAGTGAGAGAAAAATCGAGTTTGCCCATGTGGATGCAAGGTGGTCGAGGTTATGTCATGTTGCAGCATTTGGATATGGAGGGGATTCGTGCTATTAGTAGTGTTCTTGGTCAAAGTATAGCTCTCGATTACTACTTTCGCAAG GTTGATGGAGTAATTGCAGCATTTGCAGAATTACCTCGCGGAAGGAGGACACTTAGGTCtcgtataatgcggaaaaaaagaaTGTATCAACTAGTTGGGAGAGCAAATTCTACTCTTGTTGAACTTGTTGTTAAGCTTGGGCTTTTTGAGAG ATCAGAAATTGCTTCTATGGAAGATGGCAACTACTCCCGGATGTTGGAGTATCTAAAGGATCAATTTGAATTGAATCAAAAAATTGTAGGCATTGATTTTTACTTGAGGTTGATGGAG AGGTTTACAGAATTTGTAGGAGCTGACATGATGTGGAGGTATATTCTTGCAGCTCATGGTTTAATTGTTATATGTGCAGGCATGGTGTATTGCTTTTCGCCACTTATTACCTCATTGTACAGTTTAGCAGACGTTATTATGACAAAAACAAATACGGTGAAAGTCACCTATTAA